CATTTTTGGGTTACCTGGTGCTTTTGAACAGAACTCTGATGCTCGGGAGTGAGGGCCAGGGCCACATCCcccacacagctcctgctgctttttttacCCCAGATTACCTGCCACTAACTTCAGCAGATGCTTTGGAGCTGTTCCCATGCTGACAATCCCAAAACTTCCATTAACTGCTTCTCTGTCTACTCCTATTCATATATTTATATCCTTATAGATAGATATATGGCTATATATATTGTGTATCTATATGTGTGTAtagatatatattatatatatacatatatagagggaaaaaatatataatatatatatacactatgtgtatatatatatatacacacttttaaatatatatatatatataatatgcactgtgtgtgtacacatatatatgtatgtatgtatgtatgtatgtacaCACAAAAGACTCCCAAACTTGGTTTGGCTTGGTTTGGAGGAGAAGGGACCCAACAATGGGTTCATTTGATCTCTCCTGTGGTTGTAGCTCTCCTTTCCTGCTTCAgactttattctttttttgccttttctatTCTACTTTTGATTTTGCTTCCTGTTTTGTCTTGTTTATTCCTCTGTAGAGAAGGAGAATGAGGGAGAGGAGCTCCTTTGAAAAGTCTGGTTAAATGAGCTACTGTGGGAGTCCAAACACTCTTTATTAGACAAGAAGAAAGCTGGTGGAGAAGCAAGTGCCAGAATATTAAGCTGCTTGCTGAATtgtggctgcagagagcagcctTGGTGCCCTCTGAGGAGGGGCAgagaaggggacagggacactcatTTGCCCAGGGTTCAATCCCACTCTGAAGCCACAAGCCCAAGCCTTCAAAGGCTTCCAACAGTCCATGTCTGGGCTGTATACAAGGGTGACAGATGAATGCTTTGGGTTCAGCTCAGCTGTGGCAGCATTTGCATTTTGGCTTTCATTAGCTTCTCATGAGCTGCACGTTTCTGTGTCCAAACCTACTCTGGACATGTCTGCATCTGAGTCTGGTCCTGCTCACTCTGGCAGAATGCACTTTTTTGGCTGATACaaattcttttttatctttttttttttttttttggctgtccTTGAAGCAGCTGGGCATAAATTACTTTCACTCCAATACCATTATTTTCATACCACAGGCCTCCAGCCAGTTAGAGCGGTGCTGAGGGGGTGCAAGGTGGGTAGAAATGACACTTCCctccagcacagaaaataaattaatgaaatcaGAACAAGAAGATTTCAAGAAAGATCCCATCCTTTTTGTGTTACCCcaaacagcagctgcttttctggCACTGCAGCTTCACCTGGGTGTGCATGAGAGAGGTCACGtggaaaacagagggaaaagcacGCAGAATGCAGCTGCCTCCTCATTGAGGCCATTCAGAGTTCCATGTCCTGCTCCCCTTACTGGGGAGCATCTTGTGGCAGTGGGCACTGGAGATTCCCCTGACTGTAACCAACCTTGCTCATGAGTGCCTTTCTGAGCTGCAGGTGTCCATGAACTCTCAGCTGTCCTGCCTTCCCCCCCGGGACAGCCCTGAGCCTCCCGCAGCAGGCAGGAACAGCTCCCTGCACTGGAGCCCCTGCTGAGGCTCCCACAGCCCCCTGAGCTGGCCctggggcagctgagcctgACGTGCTGTGCCAACTCTGCAGCATCTGGGGGCAGCCCCCAGGGAGGGGgtgctgccctgcacagccccccaGGATGGAGCCTGGAACTAAGCTTTGCTTACAGGGTGAGCTAACAAGTTCAGGTAGAGCCACCACCAGTTTAAACTGATCAGTGACCCAGAAACTGCTTTTGTAGGGACTGCCACACCACGTTCAAACTGCTTTTGTAGGGACTGCCGCACCACGTTCAAACTGCTTTTGTAGGGACTGCCACACCACGTTCAAACTGCTTTTGTAGGGACTGCCACACCACGTTCAAACTGCTTTTGTAGGGACTGCCACACCACGTTCAAACTGCTTTTGTAGGGACTGCCACACCGCGTTCAAACTGCTTTTGTAGGGACTGCTACACCACGTTCAAACTGCTTTTGTAGGGACTGCCATACCACGTTCAAACTGCTTTTGTAGGGACTGCCACATCACGTTCATACTGCTTTTGTAGGGACTGCCACATCACGTTCATACTGCTTTTGTAGGGACTGCCACACCACGTTCAAACTGCTTTTGTAGGGACTGCCACATCACGTTCATACTGCTTTTGTAGGGACTGCCACACCGCGTTCAAACTGTTTTTGTAGGGACTGCCACATCACGTTCAAACTGCTTTTGTAGGGACTGCCACACCGCGTTCAAACTGTTTTTGTAGGGACTGCCACATCACGTTCAAACTGCTTTTGTAGGGACTGCCACACCACGTTCAAACTGCTTTTGTAGGGACTGCCACACCACGTTCAAAAGCCTGAAAGTTGCTAGAGCACGGTAAGAGGGAATGCACTCGCTGTGTGCACGTGGAAAGAAGGAAGTCACAGTAGCTGTGTGACATGGGGATGGTGAGAATGCAAACAGGTTCCGAGCAGCGGGCAGTGACTCCTGTGTGCCACTGAGTGCTACGATCCAAGCAGGGGTCTGGTTTTGTTCAGCAATGTTTGCAAAGGCTCTGGGGAACCTGGAGTGTGCAAGAAAAGCATCAAGATGCTGAGGGTGGCTCTCGACACACTGCCTTGCTCAGTTCCTTCTCCTCCCAGACTGCAGCTGGGCATTTTCATGCTCTTGCAACCTGCACACAGCACAAGTGTCCAGTCACTGAGGGAGCTTTTCTTGTCCTGGTAAATCAGCAACTCCAATTCCCCAAAACGCCTTCactgtgcagctgcagcctAAGATCTGCGTGTGAGAGCAGACACAAAATATTGAGTCAAAAGCGATTGCTGTAGTGAGggcagagctcctggcagctcaggctgctgAATCAGGCATGGACAACCTGCAAATGCTGCACAAAATTTCAGGAGTCGGGACAGAGGGAGAGGCTATTCAAGGCAGGTGTTTCAACTCCAAAATGAATACATGCAGATAAGTCCTCTGGGTTTTTCACTGAAGGGGTGCACAAGTGTATTTCAAGAGCTAGAGAGAGACATTAGGATACAAAGGTTTAAGTTGGGCAGTGAGAGGTTTTGAGAGGATGCGTGGTTTGACTTAAAAACGAGCACAGCCAAGCACCACGGATTTTCCAatcatgtttatttttcctgtagCCCACAGACACAGTTGGATCTGGCAACGGAGCAGATTCTATTTTTCCATAAAGTGTCCATGTGACATTAAGCCCAGGCTAATACTGTCATCAAAGGCGTTCAGagggggcagcagcagaagcaatgGGAGATGCTGGGAGGAGGCCAGACAGCAAGGCACAAGGGCAGGGAgcacctcctctcccactgcCACAGCAGAGACAGCGTGCAGATATGCAGAAAGTCATTTTTCTCATCGATACCAGACAAACACAGCACCATGCAACACAATCTGCAGCTGGAAGTGGGTGGGGAGCAGGATATGGATTGTTATTGCAGTTCTTGTTGGGAGCCGTGTGTGCAGGACAGGGGGAGAGCCCAGGTGTCAGCAAAGCTCCCCAGGGGCATTTGCTTGCTGAAGGGAACCACGATTCTCAGGATGCATCTAGTGGGACACACCTCTCCCTCAGAGCCAGATCCACTTGGCTGCGTTTCAAATGCAGTTTGAGTATCTGAAATGCTGTGGGAAGAGACATCTGTTTTCTCTGCAGGAGGTGGACTGCTGTGGTGTCTCATCAGGTTAAGGTTCCTTCCCAGCGTGCCCTCCCTCCCAGACCTGCACCTTCCATGGCACCTGCTGTCCAACCTGGCCGAGCAGCATCACCTCAAACATCATTTCCCTTCTAAAGGAAGACTGGAAGAATACCTTCTCCTGACAGCATTCTGCTGCTCACAATGCCCCTGTTCCCTCCAGCTCAGGTCCCATGCAGCCCCCAACCCACACTGTGTGTGCTGTACAGCTGCACACGGGCAGGGCCTGGGCTGCGGGCACAGGAGGGTGGCACACACACGGCATCGCTCCCTTTTACTTTGTTTCACCCAGCCACAGACCTTCCAGCACCCAAATACTCCTCTGCCAAGTGGTTCCTTCATCCCAAGCaatctgcacagcagcagccagcccagaaTTCTCCACAGTGCAGGGCGACTCGTGCAGCCCTGCTTGCAGCTGGGACCTTTGCTCAGCCCTAGAGACTGAGAAAAAGGCTTTGGAAAGGCAGGCTagctcctgcagccagcaccATGCCCTTATCTCAGCCAGTTACTGTACAAATGGACAACACACACACATTATTTACAGCCCATTTTTCACATGATGGAGCAGCTCTTGGCTCGGTCTTTCCTGATCTCTGTGTCACTCAGTAAGTCTGTCCTGCCAGGCATCTGTGACGCCCGCTTCAGTCCCCGTTTGGAGTTGCTGCGCTTCAGGTTCTTGTGCACCCTGTTGACCGAGGCCAGCGTGGTCACGTGGAACACGTCCCGCACGCTGTTCTCCGACACCTTGGAGGAGCACTCTGCGTAGGCCACCGCCCCGATCTGCCGTGCCAGCGCGCTGCCCTGCAGGCCAGACACACGGGAGGGAGGGCAACAAGGTTAGGACAGCTTGCTGGCCAAGGAGCCTCCCACACAGGCAGCCCTGCCAGAGCACAGTGGCAGCACGGGGACACAGCGGTTCCCCAGCAGAGCAAGGCTCTGTGAGAGCTCCAGAGGGGAGGGCAGCCTCCTGAGCAGACAGTGCTGCCGACCACTGGGCCCTGGGTTACTGGCACTTCGTCATTCACACAGTGCCACCCCTGCAGTGCCCCCCTTGCCGGGACAGTCAGTCACCTGCTCTGCACaacacagagccaggcacagcagcagctcagagtgCAGCTGCCCCTGCACCAGACACTGCTGGCTCCTCTGGAGGTCACTGGCAGCAGCCCCTCAGCTGTGGCTTCTTCCCTCCTGCAGTTCTGCCCCTATGCAGAACCCAAGCAGGAGTCACTGGGAGCAGAAAGAGCTGCACTGAACTGGAGATGCAGGAGGACAACACTCCCCTTTAGCCAGTCCAGCTTGTCAAATCAGGCACTTCCACCTGCTTTGGGGAATGACTTTTTTTGGCTACTAACTGGGTGGCTGCTCAGCAGAGCATCAGGAATAAGGGTCTTCCAGAGCTGGGGACAAGAGTGGTGGAAACACGAGCAGCTCCGAGCCCCCGAGCCACGATCAAACCAGCTGCAGACCAAGGCCTGGGTGCAGTGGTCACAGAGCACAgctctcccctccctgggcactgcccaaaCACACCTGCTCATGTGTCACAGGGATGAGGCGCTGCTTGGAGAGCTCCCGCAGGGTGTTGAGGTCTGTCCTCATGTCCAGCTTGCAGCCCACCAGCACGATCTTCGCGTTGGGGCAGAACTCCTGCGTCTCCCCTTGCCACTGCAGAGGAAAGGAGAGGCTCTGGTGTGTGTGGCTTTTCCAAACGGGGTGTCACAACTGTTCAAACACTGATTAGCATATCAGGGCTCTTTAATGACTGCCAAGGTCAAGAATGGGAATGGCCAGAGTAACCCATGGACAACTTCATGCTCACCTGTTCCAGGTTTTGCCCTGCAAACCTGCCCCATCCAAGCGGTGGTCCCCTGTGTAAGGCCACAGGAAGCCAGTCCTGGCTGTGGAAAAACAGCCACACAGTGTGGTGCTCAGATCTGGGACCCCAAGGGTCAACACGGCCAGTGGAGAGCTCTTTGCACACTCACACACTATTTATTACTGGGAACCACCTGTTAGAGAGAGTATGATATTAAGAGCATAGCTATAGCCAGGGAAATTAAGAATTGAAGCAATGGAAAGAGAAGGCCAGGGCAAACATCCATGTCCTTGATATAAATGACTCCTTTCAGAGCTCCCAAAGTGAATGCCTGATGTCAGCTGTGTCTGCAGCAGTAAATAAATCCATCACCTGTGACCTCCCCCGGGGGAGAcctgcacagctccatcagCATGTCAATGCCCCAGTTACTTATCTAGTGGTGCTGAAGTAGAAAACAGACAATAAATGGAGATTGCCCCCAGCTGAAGTGTCACTTGGAATTACCAATTTCCTGCTAGATAACTCGGGGTTAAGCCCTGGGCAAttagaagcagaaagaaaaccaaGCCACCAAACCCAGTGTCCACAACCTCGTGGGGAAGGGAGTGCCAAGAACCACCCAAATGTCATTCAACCAGTATCAGACCAAAGCAActgcaaaatatgaaaaatcttattttctatCAGGAGATTGTCTTGGGTATCTTCAGGTATCTGCTTGCCAAGGAGGTGGGTTCCCCAGGACTcagacacccccagcccctgggcagCATGCTGGAGATGATggtgctgcagccacagagcaCCAAAGGCCTACACCACCCCACAAGGAACACATCCAGCTCTTTTGGAGCTGGAATTCAAGCACCCTAATTTGCGTGAAGGATTTGAGCTACAAGTGTTCACACCTGGCAGAGTCTGTGGAGAGAGCTGTGACCCTCTTCCTGCATGACTGACACCTCTGGCAGCCCAAAACCTGTTGTGCTATCAAGACTTGTCAGAACCAAGGCACCACTCCATGAAATCTTGCTCTGCATgaaaggcagagctgcttgCTTGCACTCCCTCAGATGCCTCTGCCCCTTCAACTGTACAGCAGCCCAGGCATCACAGGGGAGGCATTAATAAAGATTTCCTCTGCTGAATTTTTGCCTGGGGCTTGAACAGGAAATGTTATTTTCCTTATTTGCCTGATATCACAAGCTAAAACCCATTTCAACTTCATGGTGTCTTAGGAATTTTCCTCACTGCCATAAGGCTGTGAGCCTGCACCAAAGGAAACAAGGCATCTACTCAGAGGCACTTAAGAAATCCCCTGGGATTTAGGGTTTATTTTAAGTTACCATATCAAAAAAACATTGCCTAGCAGCACTCAAAACATCTGTGAGGCTGTACAGGGAAAGCCACGCACTGAGCAGGGTGGACTCACATGAAGAGTGTGCAGAGACACAAATAACTCCCAGCCCCACCTAATTATTGAGAGGTTTGTATTTCATTAAGGTGTAAGTGATTCACTTGCATTATTATTCTGCTGACTCCCAAGCTGAGCAGTGAATTCTTTGAGTCCACATGAAACACCCTCCCTCCACCCAGCCTGCTTGGTACCCGGGACCTGCTCTGGAAGCCAACACTGAGCCATTGACCAATTTATCTGAAGGGTCTTTGTCCCCTCACCAGGACACTCCTGAGACAAAGATCCACTtctcagccctgccagcagctgagtaAGAGGCACTTGCTTCAGCACAACATTTGGCAAAATGTGGAGAGGCCAAGAGGCCAGCCAGCACAATGTGACATGTTCAGGCCGTGGCCATtccagccctggggctctctGAGGAGAACAGCcgcgggagctgctgctctgtgctgcttttcatgCCTTGGTGTCTCAGAGTGTCACAAATGAGATGCCAGCCCCCCAGGACAGGATGCAGCTGCCAGATGCTTTCCTGCACAGCAGAACCACAGCTCCCTGGATGCATGGAAGGAAGCAGGGCACGGCCAGGACGATGGGATGCAATTAAGAAGCCACTTACCCTCACTCCTCTGAGCAGCACTCCGAGTTGCTGGACTCCATCTCAGAGGAAAGCCTTGTGTGGGACCTTCTCGCAGAAGAGACCCACTGGAGACCAGCCAGGGGTGCTCCACAGCAGATCCCCAGCCCTGTGAGGCTCTCTGGGACCTGCCAGCTGGAATATCAGCTGTGCTGAAAGGGACTAAGGTGCAGGTAGAAAACTctcagctgctcccacagagcACGGCCactcagctgtgccagggcaggctTAGGGCCCTGCCTGCTCTCCAGGCCAGTGGCATTGGGCCATCTCATTAATTCACTTCAAATTCAGCACCACAGCTCATAATTTCTGTTGAGGAGCTATAGAGAACTGATTGCTGTCTTTTCTGCTATGCAGATGCTGAACTGAGGGGAGAGCCAAAAAACAGCACTCTGCTTGCTTGGAAACAAGCACCAGGGGCTactccccagctgctgcaggcaaTCCATAGCCACTGGTGGTTCTGCTGACAGAGATCCATAATACCCTGCAAGGTCTTGAtggaaaacagaacaaatgCCCAACATTTCTCTGCGTCCCCACATTTGTGCATGTGGACACAGACAGACCCCACACACACGCTGCAAGCTGCTGTGAGCTTCACCATCCCCTAGGTTCCTTccaaatggaaatattttgcattCTGCACAGACCAAGCAGAGCACAGGAACTCCAGGCAAGGCTGCAGGGCCAGAGCTCTGAGCGCTGCCGAGAGCCTCAGGGCACAGGGAGGCCGTGGTGGGGCAGAGCACCCCTCTGGCTGCTGGGGACTCACCTTCTTGAGCACGCTGTCCAGGGTCTCGGGCCGGCTGATGTCAAAGCAGATGAGCACAGCGTCCGAGTCCGGGTAGGCCAAGGGCCGCACGTTGTCGTAATAGGCCGAGCCTGCGGAGAGGAGCGGGGTCAGCAGGTCCCATCCCAGGACTGCTTCTGGACCAAGGGACCCTGGGACCCTCAGCCCTCTCCACCAGGCACGGGTCTTTCATTCCAGCAACAACTGGAGACGCAGCCACGCGATGCAGACCTCTCTGTTGAAGACAAAGGGCGTTAAGCCGAGCTTTTGAGCAGTGACCATGTGCAGTGCTGAGCCCTCCTGCGtgagcagcatccctgggtgaGTTCCGAGAcatccccagcagcactgctccaCCAGCACCTGCCAGATGCTCGCTAGGGAGGGAGAGGGACGCCAAGCTTGCCTCTTCATTCTGTCAAGGGGTAAATATAAGAAAATGAGGATAAAACCTTTGACTTCCATGACTAAACAAAGGAACTGAAATCCTCTGCCTGTCCAGCTCTGCTGAACTTTATGGCATGGGCAGAGGATTTGTCCTCTGGAAGTCAAAGGTTTTGTCCTCGTTTTCTTGTATTTACCCCTTGACAGAGTGAAGAGGCAAGTTTGGCATCCCTCTCCCTCCCTAGTGAGCATCTGGCAGGTGCTGGTGGAGAAGTGCTGCTGGGGATGCTGCTCACGCAGGAGGGCTCAGCACTGCACACGCCTGGCTCACCACTCACGCCTGGATTCCATCACTTGTCATGCCAGTGCTGCATCCCTCACAGTGGAAAGGTGTG
This genomic window from Anomalospiza imberbis isolate Cuckoo-Finch-1a 21T00152 chromosome 22, ASM3175350v1, whole genome shotgun sequence contains:
- the RND2 gene encoding rho-related GTP-binding protein RhoN; translation: MEGHLARCKIVVVGDTQCGKTALLHVFAKDCYPESYVPTVFENYTASFEIDKQRTELNMWDTSGSAYYDNVRPLAYPDSDAVLICFDISRPETLDSVLKKWQGETQEFCPNAKIVLVGCKLDMRTDLNTLRELSKQRLIPVTHEQGSALARQIGAVAYAECSSKVSENSVRDVFHVTTLASVNRVHKNLKRSNSKRGLKRASQMPGRTDLLSDTEIRKDRAKSCSIM